One region of Catenuloplanes indicus genomic DNA includes:
- the treY gene encoding malto-oligosyltrehalose synthase produces the protein MTTPAATYRVQVRPGFDLYATADIAGYLADLGVTHCYTAPLLAAVPGSAHGYDVADHTRVNPELGGEEGRRRLVGALREAGLGLVVDIVPNHAGIADPPSNPAWWDVLRLGRDSPYASWFDIDWTRGRLVVPVLADHGEPLDDLEFKDGDLHYFEHRFPVAPGTGEGTPREIHDRQHYELVDWRRGDTDLNYRRFFAITTLAGLRVEEPAVFDATHAEILRWYNDGELDGIRVDHPDGLRDPADYLRRLRRAAPDAWIVIEKILETGEKLPGWPIGGTTGYDAMREVCGLFIDTAAAPAFTGLDHHLTGKRISWAELTHATKYAAATRMLAAELNRLTRLAGEVAGAREGLAELAADFPVYRSYLPDGARHLAKARSEAGRRRPGMGRSLDALTARLRNPVDELAVRFQQFTGAVMAKGVEDTAYYRWTRFVALNEVGGDPERFGVRPSEFHAAAAARAPESMTSLSTHDTKRSEDVRARLAVLSEVPREWTAMATRWTEASGFGDPSLAHLLWQTAVGAWPIERERLKAYVEKAAREAGTSTSWTDPNADFERALANLVDRVYDDSELCREISEFAESITFSGWVNSLGQKVVQLAMPGIPDVYQGTELWDNSLVDPDNRRPVDFAARRAMLERIDGGELPGIDPSGAAKLLVTSRTLRARRDRPELFTGYTPLHVEGPAAAHAIAFDRGGACVVATRLPMGLARQGGWGETSLKLPDREYIDSFTGRDYSGSRLTLAEVLDTYPVALLIRRG, from the coding sequence ATGACGACGCCCGCAGCCACGTACCGGGTCCAGGTCAGACCCGGATTCGACCTTTACGCCACCGCTGACATCGCCGGTTACCTCGCCGATCTCGGGGTTACGCACTGCTACACCGCGCCGCTGCTGGCCGCCGTGCCCGGCTCGGCGCACGGCTACGACGTCGCCGACCACACCCGGGTCAACCCGGAGCTGGGCGGCGAGGAGGGCCGGCGGCGGCTGGTCGGCGCGCTGCGCGAGGCCGGTCTCGGGCTGGTCGTCGACATCGTCCCGAACCACGCCGGCATCGCCGACCCGCCGAGCAACCCGGCCTGGTGGGACGTGCTCCGGCTGGGCCGCGACTCGCCGTACGCGAGCTGGTTCGACATCGACTGGACCCGCGGCCGCCTGGTCGTGCCGGTGCTGGCCGACCACGGCGAGCCGCTGGACGACCTGGAGTTCAAGGACGGCGACCTGCACTACTTCGAGCACCGGTTCCCGGTCGCGCCGGGCACCGGCGAGGGCACGCCGCGGGAGATCCACGACCGGCAGCACTACGAGCTGGTCGACTGGCGGCGCGGCGACACCGACCTGAACTACCGCCGGTTCTTCGCGATCACCACGCTGGCCGGGCTGCGCGTGGAGGAGCCGGCCGTCTTCGACGCCACGCACGCGGAGATCCTGCGCTGGTACAACGACGGCGAGCTGGACGGCATCCGGGTCGACCACCCGGACGGCCTGCGCGACCCGGCCGACTACCTGCGCCGCCTGCGCCGGGCCGCGCCGGACGCGTGGATCGTGATCGAGAAGATCCTGGAGACCGGCGAGAAGCTGCCCGGCTGGCCGATCGGCGGCACCACCGGCTACGACGCGATGCGCGAGGTCTGCGGCCTGTTCATCGACACGGCCGCCGCGCCCGCGTTCACCGGCCTGGACCACCACCTGACCGGCAAGCGCATCTCCTGGGCCGAGCTGACCCACGCCACCAAGTACGCGGCCGCGACCAGGATGCTCGCGGCGGAGCTGAACCGGCTGACCCGGCTGGCCGGTGAGGTGGCCGGTGCCCGCGAGGGCCTGGCCGAGCTGGCCGCGGACTTCCCGGTCTACCGCTCCTACCTGCCGGACGGTGCCCGGCACCTGGCCAAGGCGCGCTCCGAGGCCGGCCGCCGCCGCCCCGGCATGGGCCGGAGCCTGGACGCGCTCACCGCGCGGCTGCGCAACCCGGTGGACGAGCTGGCCGTGCGGTTCCAGCAGTTCACCGGCGCGGTGATGGCGAAGGGCGTGGAGGACACCGCGTACTACCGGTGGACCCGGTTCGTCGCGCTGAACGAGGTCGGCGGCGACCCGGAGCGGTTCGGCGTACGCCCGTCGGAGTTCCACGCGGCCGCGGCGGCGCGCGCGCCGGAGAGCATGACGTCGCTCTCCACGCACGACACCAAGCGCTCCGAGGACGTACGTGCGCGGCTGGCCGTGCTGTCCGAGGTGCCGCGCGAGTGGACCGCGATGGCGACGCGGTGGACCGAGGCGTCCGGGTTCGGCGACCCCTCGCTGGCGCACCTGCTGTGGCAGACCGCGGTCGGCGCGTGGCCGATCGAGCGGGAACGACTGAAGGCGTACGTGGAGAAGGCGGCCCGTGAGGCTGGAACTTCCACGAGCTGGACCGATCCGAACGCCGATTTCGAACGCGCACTGGCGAATCTGGTCGACCGGGTGTACGACGATTCCGAACTGTGCCGGGAGATCTCCGAGTTCGCCGAATCGATCACATTCTCCGGATGGGTCAACTCGCTCGGCCAGAAGGTCGTGCAGCTGGCGATGCCCGGGATTCCCGACGTCTACCAGGGCACCGAGCTGTGGGACAACTCGCTGGTCGATCCGGACAACCGCCGGCCGGTCGACTTCGCGGCCCGGCGCGCGATGCTGGAGCGCATCGACGGCGGCGAACTGCCCGGAATCGACCCGTCAGGCGCCGCGAAACTGCTGGTCACCAGCCGTACGCTGCGCGCCCGCCGGGACCGCCCCGAACTGTTCACCGGCTACACCCCGCTGCACGTGGAGGGCCCGGCCGCGGCACACGCGATCGCGTTCGACCGCGGCGGAGCATGCGTCGTCGCGACCCGGCTCCCGATGGGACTCGCGCGTCAAGGCGGCTGGGGTGAAACATCGCTGAAACTTCCGGACCGCGAATACATCGATTCGTTCACGGGACGCGACTACAGTGGTTCTCGGCTGACGCTCGCCGAGGTGCTGGACACATATCCCGTGGCTCTCCTGATCAGGCGCGGATAA
- the treZ gene encoding malto-oligosyltrehalose trehalohydrolase, giving the protein MTNFAVWAPDSRVRLRLGGSDVREMKRSDDGWWQLEVPEAGPGTDYTFLLDDNDDQPLPDPRSEWQPAGVHGPSRVYDQAAFGWTDRTWTGRQLPGSILYELHVGTFTPEGTFDAAIARLDHLVELGVDMVELLPVAAFNGDHNWGYDGVCWFAPQESYGGPDGLKRFVDAAHARGLGVVLDVVYNHFGPSGAYAPMFAPYLLEGTQTPWGSSVNIDGPRSGEVRRYIIDSVLMWLRDYHVDGLRLDAVHALADRGAVHLLEEMATEVEALATHLGRPLSLIAESDLNDPRLITPREAGGYGLHAQWDDDVHHALHTLLTGERQGYYADFGSLDCLATVLTGAFFHAGTFSSFRQRRHGRQIDRSLVPGHRFVAYLQNHDQIGNRAIGDRLSSTLSPGLLKVGATLLLTSPYTPMLFMGEEWAATAPWQYFTSHPEPELAAAVKNGRRREFASHGWAESDVPDPQDPETFQRSKLDWAEPGKPAHAAMLETYRKLIALRKSRADLSEPRLDRVQVWHGNQYVVMRRGDCVVAANLAPVQQRISLRAVPRSVLLATEPGTVLTRDVVELPPESAVVVSM; this is encoded by the coding sequence ATGACGAATTTCGCCGTGTGGGCCCCTGACTCACGCGTCCGGCTCCGCCTCGGCGGCAGCGACGTCCGGGAGATGAAGCGCTCCGACGACGGCTGGTGGCAGCTCGAGGTGCCGGAGGCCGGGCCCGGCACCGACTACACGTTCCTGCTCGACGACAACGACGACCAGCCGCTGCCCGACCCGCGCTCGGAGTGGCAGCCGGCCGGTGTGCACGGCCCCAGCCGGGTCTACGATCAGGCCGCGTTCGGCTGGACCGACCGCACCTGGACCGGCCGGCAGCTGCCCGGCAGCATCCTCTACGAGCTGCACGTCGGCACGTTCACGCCGGAGGGCACGTTCGACGCCGCGATCGCCCGCCTCGACCACCTGGTCGAGCTGGGCGTCGACATGGTCGAGCTGCTCCCGGTGGCCGCGTTCAACGGCGATCACAACTGGGGTTACGACGGCGTCTGCTGGTTCGCCCCGCAGGAGAGCTACGGCGGGCCGGACGGTCTGAAGCGGTTCGTCGACGCCGCCCACGCACGCGGTCTGGGGGTGGTCCTGGACGTCGTGTACAACCATTTCGGCCCGTCCGGGGCGTACGCGCCGATGTTCGCGCCGTACCTGCTGGAGGGCACGCAGACGCCGTGGGGCAGCTCGGTCAACATCGACGGCCCGCGCTCCGGCGAGGTCCGACGCTACATCATCGACAGCGTGCTGATGTGGCTGCGCGACTACCACGTCGACGGCCTGCGGCTGGACGCCGTGCACGCGCTCGCCGACCGCGGCGCCGTGCACCTGCTGGAGGAGATGGCCACCGAGGTGGAGGCGCTCGCCACCCACCTCGGCCGCCCGCTCTCGCTGATCGCCGAGTCCGACCTCAACGACCCGCGCCTGATCACACCGCGCGAGGCCGGGGGCTACGGGCTGCACGCCCAGTGGGACGACGACGTGCACCACGCGCTGCACACGCTGCTCACCGGCGAGCGGCAGGGCTACTACGCGGACTTCGGCTCGCTGGACTGTCTGGCCACCGTGCTCACCGGCGCGTTCTTCCACGCGGGCACGTTCTCCAGCTTCCGGCAGCGGCGGCACGGGCGGCAGATCGACCGCTCGCTCGTGCCCGGTCACCGGTTCGTGGCGTACCTGCAGAACCACGACCAGATCGGCAACCGGGCGATCGGCGACCGGCTCTCCAGCACGCTCTCACCGGGGCTGCTCAAGGTCGGCGCGACGCTGTTGCTCACCTCGCCGTACACGCCGATGCTCTTCATGGGTGAGGAGTGGGCCGCGACCGCGCCCTGGCAGTACTTCACCAGCCACCCCGAGCCGGAGCTGGCCGCGGCGGTGAAGAACGGCCGGCGGCGGGAGTTCGCCAGTCACGGCTGGGCGGAGAGCGACGTGCCGGACCCGCAGGACCCGGAGACGTTCCAGCGCTCCAAGCTCGACTGGGCCGAGCCGGGCAAGCCCGCGCACGCGGCCATGCTGGAGACCTACCGCAAGCTGATCGCGCTGCGGAAGTCGCGGGCCGACCTGTCCGAGCCGCGGCTCGACCGGGTGCAGGTGTGGCACGGCAACCAGTACGTCGTGATGCGCCGCGGCGACTGCGTGGTCGCGGCCAACCTGGCGCCGGTCCAGCAGCGGATCAGCCTGCGGGCAGTGCCCCGGTCCGTGCTGCTGGCGACCGAGCCGGGCACGGTCCTCACCCGCGACGTGGTCGAGCTGCCGCCGGAGAGCGCGGTCGTCGTCTCGATGTGA
- a CDS encoding TIGR03885 family FMN-dependent LLM class oxidoreductase, which produces MTVYGIHNSHEQIGPAALLDFVTRAESAGFAAAMSSDHFSPWSARQGQSAFAWTWLGAAMQATSLPFGIVNAPGQRYHPAIIAQAIGTLGAMYPGRFWAALGSGEASNEHITGDPWPRKDVRTARLRECVDVIRALLAGEEVSHDGLVKVDRARLWSRPEITPQLVGAAVSVETARWCAEWADGLITVNAPAEHLRRMIDAYREAGGRGKLHLQVHLSWDPSLEKAEAIALDQWRSNVFQPPVCWDLDTAEAFDVVSEKVGIGQVREVVNVSADLGEHLDLIRGYADLGFDEIYLHHVGQDLREFIDTFGAKVLPQLD; this is translated from the coding sequence GTGACGGTATACGGCATCCACAACTCGCACGAGCAGATCGGCCCGGCCGCGCTGCTCGACTTCGTGACCAGGGCGGAGTCCGCCGGTTTCGCGGCCGCCATGTCCTCCGACCATTTCTCCCCGTGGAGCGCCCGCCAAGGGCAATCCGCGTTCGCCTGGACGTGGCTCGGCGCCGCGATGCAGGCCACCTCGCTGCCGTTCGGCATCGTGAACGCGCCCGGCCAGCGCTACCACCCGGCGATCATCGCGCAGGCGATCGGCACGCTGGGCGCGATGTACCCCGGCCGGTTCTGGGCCGCGCTGGGCAGTGGCGAGGCCAGCAACGAGCACATCACCGGCGACCCGTGGCCGCGCAAGGACGTGCGTACCGCCCGGCTGCGCGAGTGCGTGGACGTGATCCGCGCGCTGCTGGCCGGCGAGGAGGTCAGCCACGACGGCCTGGTCAAGGTGGACCGGGCCCGGCTGTGGTCGCGCCCGGAGATCACGCCGCAGCTGGTGGGCGCCGCGGTCAGCGTGGAGACCGCGCGCTGGTGCGCCGAGTGGGCGGACGGCCTGATCACCGTGAACGCGCCGGCTGAGCACCTGCGCCGCATGATCGACGCCTACCGGGAGGCCGGTGGCCGCGGGAAACTGCACCTGCAGGTGCACCTCTCCTGGGACCCGTCGCTGGAGAAGGCCGAGGCGATCGCGCTCGACCAGTGGCGCAGCAACGTGTTCCAGCCGCCGGTCTGCTGGGACCTGGACACCGCGGAGGCGTTCGACGTCGTCTCCGAGAAGGTCGGCATCGGCCAGGTGCGCGAGGTGGTCAACGTCTCCGCCGACCTCGGCGAACACCTCGACCTCATCCGGGGGTACGCGGACCTGGGCTTCGACGAGATCTACCTGCACCACGTGGGGCAGGATCTGCGCGAGTTCATCGATACGTTCGGCGCGAAGGTGCTGCCCCAGCTCGATTAG
- a CDS encoding serine/threonine-protein kinase: MSRSDSPATDPAGVPPPRRIGGAYALQEEIGGGATGTVWRALDSSTGEQVAIKLLRDDLAGEPKIVMRFVQERAILRMLRHPHIVGVRELLTVGSSLGLVMDLIPGGSLRRRLRAAGTLPPAEAAVILGQTAAALSHAHRRGVVHRDLKPDNILLTSPGAADPTVRLTDFGVARVLDGARLTTTGAVIGTAGYLAPEVIAGGRPMPAADVYALGIVLFELLLGRPPFAGATPYAALHGFTLPRPAPVPLPAWQIIESCLASDPTHRPTAAELIDRLRALADATAGLPALDPLHDSLTDSPLPVLPRQKPVPPLPGGATGHPATPGHDAVISSAAPGEEAAFAALPGQGATVPAALAALPGQDAVVRAAPDQDAVVASAAPGQEAALAALPGQDAAIPAAPGRIAEPPVSPGAGGRTVGGGDAEIPLRGGSPHSPEPQPAAVASASDTRADPSRAGGDGEGRVGGDGHGDSGEGRVGGGAGGDGGAGGDGGAGGDGGAGGDGGAGGDGGAGGDGRNGDGGSTPRRARGRRRSTTSGAGGTLRRRVATPLAGLAAIAVMGGAVALAIRHNAAEHHAAAAPHSTTPAPVPVIVPERSSAPAVHAPKPQPATAGASPAPTGAPTSVPARPIARTSAPPVATSAAATPEAVSYTWGPTRCDSVMQWATSRPAVIQTCYAVGPAVRLSGVISALPGTSVVASLHLVEESSGRTVAGPFTCPTATFSREDIQQACGGFDATVPRGRRYAVVQTWRPTSQSPSQLAPGTARTQFFTVPG, encoded by the coding sequence ATGAGCCGCTCCGACTCGCCAGCCACCGACCCGGCCGGGGTGCCGCCGCCCCGCCGGATCGGTGGCGCCTACGCGCTGCAGGAGGAGATCGGCGGCGGCGCCACCGGCACGGTCTGGCGTGCCCTCGACTCCTCCACCGGCGAACAGGTCGCGATCAAGCTGCTGCGCGACGACCTGGCCGGCGAGCCGAAGATCGTCATGCGGTTCGTGCAGGAACGCGCGATCCTGCGCATGCTCCGCCACCCGCACATCGTCGGCGTCCGCGAGCTGCTCACCGTCGGCTCCTCGCTCGGCCTGGTGATGGACCTGATCCCGGGCGGCAGCCTGCGCCGTCGGCTCCGCGCCGCCGGCACGCTCCCACCCGCGGAGGCCGCCGTCATCCTCGGCCAGACCGCCGCCGCGCTCAGCCACGCGCACCGCCGCGGCGTCGTCCACCGCGACCTGAAGCCGGACAACATCCTGCTCACCAGCCCCGGCGCGGCCGACCCGACGGTCCGGCTCACCGACTTCGGCGTGGCCCGGGTGCTCGACGGCGCCCGGCTCACGACGACCGGCGCCGTGATCGGCACGGCCGGATACCTCGCCCCCGAGGTGATCGCGGGCGGACGCCCGATGCCGGCCGCCGACGTCTACGCGCTCGGCATCGTGCTGTTCGAACTCCTGCTGGGCCGGCCCCCGTTCGCCGGCGCCACCCCGTACGCCGCCCTCCACGGCTTCACGCTCCCGCGCCCCGCACCGGTCCCGCTCCCGGCCTGGCAGATCATCGAATCCTGCCTCGCCTCCGACCCAACCCACCGCCCCACCGCCGCCGAATTGATCGACCGCCTCCGCGCACTCGCCGACGCCACCGCCGGCCTCCCCGCCCTCGACCCGCTCCACGACTCCCTCACCGACAGCCCTCTCCCCGTCCTGCCTCGCCAGAAGCCCGTCCCGCCGCTTCCGGGCGGGGCCACCGGCCATCCGGCCACGCCGGGTCACGACGCGGTGATCTCCTCCGCGGCGCCGGGTGAGGAGGCCGCGTTCGCGGCTCTGCCGGGTCAGGGTGCCACGGTCCCGGCCGCGCTCGCGGCCCTACCCGGCCAGGATGCCGTGGTCCGGGCCGCGCCGGATCAGGACGCGGTGGTCGCCTCCGCGGCGCCGGGCCAGGAGGCCGCGCTTGCGGCCCTGCCCGGCCAGGATGCCGCGATCCCGGCCGCGCCGGGCCGGATCGCCGAGCCGCCGGTCTCGCCGGGTGCCGGGGGGAGGACGGTCGGCGGGGGAGATGCCGAGATTCCGCTGCGCGGCGGAAGTCCCCATTCACCCGAGCCGCAACCGGCCGCTGTCGCGTCGGCCTCGGACACGAGAGCCGATCCGTCTCGTGCCGGCGGTGACGGCGAGGGCCGTGTCGGTGGCGACGGCCACGGTGACAGCGGCGAGGGCCGCGTCGGTGGCGGTGCCGGTGGCGATGGCGGTGCGGGTGGCGATGGCGGTGCGGGTGGCGATGGCGGTGCCGGTGGCGATGGCGGTGCGGGTGGCGATGGCGGTGCCGGTGGAGACGGCCGGAACGGCGACGGTGGCAGCACACCGCGCCGGGCGCGTGGGCGTCGCCGAAGCACGACGTCCGGGGCCGGCGGGACGCTGCGGCGGCGGGTGGCGACGCCGCTGGCCGGGCTGGCCGCGATCGCGGTGATGGGTGGTGCGGTCGCGCTCGCGATCCGGCACAACGCCGCCGAGCACCACGCGGCCGCGGCGCCGCACTCGACCACGCCCGCACCGGTCCCGGTCATCGTGCCGGAGCGCAGCTCGGCACCGGCCGTGCACGCACCGAAACCGCAGCCCGCCACGGCCGGCGCGTCCCCCGCGCCGACCGGTGCGCCGACCAGCGTGCCGGCCCGGCCGATCGCGCGCACCTCCGCGCCGCCCGTCGCCACCAGTGCGGCCGCCACGCCGGAGGCGGTCAGTTACACCTGGGGCCCGACCCGCTGCGACTCCGTGATGCAGTGGGCGACCAGCCGCCCGGCCGTGATCCAGACCTGTTACGCGGTCGGCCCGGCCGTCCGCCTCAGCGGCGTGATCTCCGCGCTCCCGGGCACGTCCGTCGTCGCCTCGCTGCACCTGGTGGAGGAGTCCTCCGGTCGTACCGTGGCCGGTCCCTTCACCTGCCCGACGGCGACCTTCAGCCGTGAGGACATCCAGCAGGCGTGCGGCGGTTTCGACGCGACCGTGCCACGCGGCCGCCGCTACGCGGTGGTCCAGACCTGGCGTCCGACCTCGCAGTCCCCGTCCCAGCTCGCCCCCGGCACCGCCCGCACTCAGTTCTTCACCGTGCCGGGCTGA
- a CDS encoding LacI family DNA-binding transcriptional regulator encodes MSRRSSPESRPPTLEEVAEVAGVSRATVSRVINAVPTVDPRIRAAVERAINEIGYVPNLAARSLVTRSTNSIALVISEPDREYEAPFLNRVFTDPFFGRVTAGAQEVLRPRGIHLVIIPADPPAHHLVVRYLRQGHVDGVLLISSHSEDPIPRQLSDLSIPTVMSARPGYPVPLSHTDVDQRAGARLAVAHLRSLGRTRIGTVSGPLDTQAGHDRHDGFLAAAGPGAPFVEGDFTRAQAERVTHDLLAGHPDLDGLFVASDVMAEGVLATLHEHGRRVPDDIAVVGFDDSSAALACRPRLTTVRQPVEEMSAEMARLLLATIDDPGRLPRSVIFQPSLIIRDSA; translated from the coding sequence ATGTCGCGCCGGTCCTCGCCCGAGTCCCGTCCGCCCACACTGGAGGAGGTAGCCGAGGTCGCCGGTGTCTCCCGGGCCACGGTGTCGCGGGTGATCAACGCGGTGCCCACGGTCGACCCGCGGATCCGGGCCGCGGTCGAGCGCGCGATCAACGAGATCGGGTACGTGCCGAACCTGGCCGCGCGCTCGCTGGTCACCCGCAGCACGAACTCGATCGCGCTGGTCATCTCCGAGCCGGACCGGGAGTACGAGGCGCCGTTCCTGAACCGGGTCTTCACGGACCCGTTCTTCGGCCGGGTGACCGCGGGCGCGCAGGAGGTGCTCCGCCCGCGTGGCATCCACCTGGTGATCATCCCGGCTGACCCGCCCGCGCATCACCTGGTCGTGCGCTACCTGCGGCAGGGCCACGTGGACGGCGTCCTGCTGATCTCCAGTCACAGCGAGGACCCCATCCCGCGGCAGCTCTCCGACCTGTCCATCCCGACCGTGATGTCCGCCCGGCCGGGCTACCCGGTGCCGCTCAGCCACACCGACGTCGATCAGCGGGCCGGGGCGCGGCTCGCGGTCGCGCACCTGCGGTCGCTCGGCCGGACCCGGATCGGCACGGTCAGCGGCCCGCTCGACACGCAGGCCGGCCACGACCGGCACGACGGCTTCCTGGCCGCGGCCGGACCGGGCGCGCCGTTCGTGGAGGGCGACTTCACCCGCGCCCAGGCCGAACGCGTCACGCACGACCTGCTGGCCGGGCACCCGGACCTGGACGGCCTGTTCGTGGCCAGCGACGTGATGGCCGAGGGTGTGCTGGCCACGCTGCACGAGCACGGGCGCCGGGTGCCGGACGACATCGCGGTGGTCGGCTTCGACGACAGCAGCGCGGCCCTGGCCTGCCGCCCGCGCCTGACCACGGTCCGGCAGCCGGTCGAGGAGATGTCCGCGGAGATGGCTCGCCTGCTGCTCGCCACGATCGACGACCCCGGCCGTCTTCCCCGCTCGGTCATCTTCCAGCCCAGCCTGATCATCCGCGACTCCGCCTGA
- a CDS encoding DUF1996 domain-containing protein — MKRLLTLGVALLGLLSTYLIVTSATASAAEALLSRGRTAAASSVESGAFPASAAVDGNGGTRWSSAAADPQWLRVDLGASATITRVALSWEAAYARGFQLQVSNDGNAWTTVHTAANATGGSQNITINGTGRYVRVYTTARGTAYGVSLWEFEVFGAGGAPATSLPPNVVRVAEFLADCPYSHRLPDDPIIFPGLPGASHMHSFFGATVTNAMTNLADLLNSQTTCNPREDKSSYWVPTLYQDDVPVEPTIVTFYYLGEGVRDDIIANTQPIPLGLRIVAGNARATGPGDNTISRWSCLHAGHVGASHDFVNCPSGTMLESYLDFPQCWNGRDLDSPDHKSHMAYPVNQACPATHPVAVPKLRQVLRYPVNGDPARLRLASGGGFTMHGDFFNAWPEAEMARRVNDCIRPIIKCGADGRP; from the coding sequence ATGAAACGTCTGCTCACGCTCGGGGTCGCGCTGCTGGGCCTGCTGAGCACCTACCTGATCGTCACCTCCGCCACCGCGAGCGCGGCCGAGGCGCTGCTCTCCCGGGGGCGTACCGCGGCGGCCTCGTCCGTCGAGTCCGGGGCGTTCCCGGCGAGCGCGGCCGTGGACGGCAACGGCGGCACCCGCTGGTCGTCCGCCGCGGCCGACCCGCAGTGGCTGCGCGTCGACCTGGGCGCGTCCGCCACGATCACCCGGGTCGCGCTGAGCTGGGAGGCGGCGTACGCGCGCGGCTTCCAGCTCCAGGTGTCGAACGACGGCAACGCCTGGACCACGGTGCACACGGCCGCGAACGCGACCGGCGGCAGCCAGAACATCACGATCAACGGCACCGGGCGGTACGTGCGGGTGTACACCACCGCGCGGGGCACCGCGTACGGCGTCTCGCTCTGGGAGTTCGAGGTCTTCGGCGCGGGCGGGGCACCGGCCACGTCGCTGCCGCCGAACGTGGTGCGGGTCGCGGAGTTCCTGGCCGACTGCCCGTACTCGCACCGGCTGCCGGACGACCCGATCATCTTCCCCGGGCTGCCCGGCGCGTCGCACATGCACAGCTTCTTCGGCGCCACGGTCACGAACGCGATGACGAACCTGGCCGACCTGCTCAACTCGCAGACCACCTGCAACCCGCGGGAGGACAAGAGCTCGTACTGGGTGCCGACGCTGTACCAGGACGACGTGCCGGTCGAGCCGACCATCGTCACGTTCTACTACCTGGGCGAGGGCGTCCGGGACGACATCATCGCGAACACCCAGCCGATCCCGCTGGGCCTGCGGATCGTGGCCGGGAACGCGCGCGCGACCGGGCCGGGCGACAACACGATCTCGCGCTGGTCCTGCCTGCACGCCGGGCACGTGGGCGCGTCGCACGACTTCGTGAACTGCCCGTCCGGCACGATGCTGGAGTCCTACCTGGACTTCCCGCAGTGCTGGAACGGCCGGGACCTGGACTCGCCGGACCACAAGTCGCACATGGCGTACCCGGTGAACCAGGCCTGCCCGGCGACGCACCCGGTCGCGGTGCCGAAGCTGCGGCAGGTGCTGCGCTACCCGGTGAACGGTGACCCGGCGCGGCTGCGGCTCGCGTCCGGCGGCGGGTTCACGATGCACGGCGACTTCTTCAACGCCTGGCCGGAGGCGGAGATGGCCCGGCGGGTCAACGACTGCATCCGCCCGATCATCAAGTGCGGTGCCGACGGGCGTCCCTGA